Within the Pseudomonas fulva genome, the region CATCGAGCGCCAGGGCCTTTGCTCATTGCGCCTGGGCAGTGGCCGGCTGCAAGGTCGAGGTGAAAGAGCTGTCGAACAACCGCTCGGCCGGGTAGCCCTTTACCAGACCCAGGCCGGCGAAGAAGTCGACGGTCTGTTGCGCCTGTTCGATGGCAGCGGGCGTCACCGGGCCGATGTCGGTGCGCGCGCGGGCGAACCAGGCACGGGCGACCGATTCGTCGGCGCGGGTGTGCTTGGCCCAGGCGCTGGCATAGGCGTCGGTGTGGGCCGGGCTGGCCAGGGCCCATTCACGGGCGCGTTTGAGGCGCTGCAGGAAGTCGCCGATAATCTCGCGCTTGCCGGCCAGGGCCTTGTCGCTGGCCACGGCAAAGCTCTGCGCGGGAATCAATCCTTCGGCGGTGGTCAGTACACGGGCGCCGTGGCGCTCGGCCTGGGTGACGTAGGGCTCCCAGGTGGCGATCACGTCCACCGAGCCGCCTTCCAGGGCATGGGAGGCGTCCAGTGCGCTCAGGTAGCTCAGGTGCAGGTCGTCCCGGGCGATGCCTTCACGGTCCAGCGCGGTGAACAGCAGCTGCTGGCTCCAGGAGCCCTTCCACACGGCGGCACGCTTGCCGCGAAGATCCGCCAGGCTGCGAATCGGTGAGTCCTTGCGCACCAGAATGGCAACCCCGTCCAGGCTCTGCCGGGTCACCGCGACCACCTTAATGGGGGCGCCCAGGGCGCCGAGGAACAGCGGCGGTGCATCGCCGAGAAAGCCCAGGTCGAGACTGCCGACATTCAGCGCTTCGGCAACCGGCGAGCCGGCGGTGAACTGCTTCCAGTCGACGGCATAGGGCAGGTCATCGAGCACGCCGGCGGCCTCCATGACGGTACGGGTGTTGTAGCTCTGGTCGCCGATAACCAGCGTCTGGGCCAGTGCGGAGAGCGAAAGCAGCGTGCTGGCCGTGGCCAGTGCCAGGGAGCGGAAGATGCGCATGAGCGGGTGTCCTGTTTGGGTAGGCTACCGATCCGCGCGTGCGGTCTCGTGAGTGATGACCAGTCGAATTGAGAGTTACTCAAAGGCCTTGTCGAACGAGGTGTCGATGATGCGGCTGGTGTCGATGTTCTGCTTCAGCGCGCCGGTCTCGACGAGAAAGTCAGCGGTTTCCTGATAGTCGCGCGCCGCCTGCTCATCGACCGGGCCGACGGTCATGTCGGCGTGGCCGATCCAGTTGCGCGATACCGCCTGGTCCAGGTTGGCCTTCTTGGCCCACAGGTCGGCGTAGTCTTCCTTGTTGGCCTCGACCCAGGCACGGGCCTTTTGCAGGCGGCCCAGGAAGTCGGCGATGGCAGCGCGCTTGGGTTCGATGGAGTCGGCATTGGCGGCGATGCTCGACAGCCCGGGCATCAGGCCCTTGGCGGTGATCAGCGGCCTGGCACCGGAGAACAGGGTCTGCTGGGAGATATAGGGCTCCCAGACCGGAAACGCATCGATGCTGCCCCGGGGAAAGGCCGCCGCGGCGTCGATGGGCATCAGCTTGACGAATTCGACGTAGTCCGGGGGCAGGCCGGCTTTCTCCAGTGCCCGCAAGGTCAGCTGCTGGCTCCAGGCGCCGGGCCAGTAGGCGACCTTCTTGCCCTTGAGGTCGGCGATGCTCGTGGCGGTGGAGTCCTTGGGCACCAGCAAGGCAATGGTGTCCGGGTTCTGCCGCGACACGCCGATCAGCTTGACCGGCGCGCCCTTGGCAGCCAGGAAGACGAAACCCGAGTCACCGAGAAAACCCAGGTCGACCGCGCCCGCCTCCAGCGCCTCGGCCACCGGTGCGGCGGACTGGAAATGCTTCCACTCCACGGTATATGGCGCACCTTCCAGCACGCCGGAAGCCTCCACCGAGGCCCGCACGTTGTAGTAGTTTTGGTCACCGACACGCAGCACCGTTGGGTCTGCGGCGTGTGCCAGGGGCGCAGCCAGGGCGATGGCCGCCAGGCTGCGGCGCAACAGGAAAAGCAGTTTCATGGGACGATCTCCAGAGTCAGCCGGCCCGGCGCTGTTGCAGGGTGGCGATATGTTCACGAATTGCCGGAATCAGGCCCCGGCCATAGAGCTCGGCGTCGTCCAGGGGATCGAAGCCGCGAATCAGGAAGGTGGAGGCGCCGTGCTGCCAGTAGCGGCCGAGCGAGGCAGCGACCTGCTCGGCGGTGCCCACCAGGGCGGTGGAATTCCACTGCGCACCGGTCAGGCGGGCCACGCCGGTCCACAGCCGCTCGTCCAGCACCTCGCCGCGCTGCGCCGCCGCCAGCAGGCGCTGCGAGCCGGCATTGGCCGGGGCATGGCCGTTGATCGGCAGGCCAAGACGGGTGCGGTTTTCACGGATGCGTTCGAGCAGTTCGGCGGCGCGTTTCCAGGCCCCCTCCTCGGTATCGGCGATGATCGGCCGGAACGACACCGACACCCGCGGGCTGCGACCCTGGCGTTGGGCAGCGGCGCGCACCTGCTGCACGTGCTCGGCGAAATCCGCGAGCGGCTCCCCCCAGAGCATGTAGGTGTCGGCGTGCCGCGCCGCCACCTGGATGGCGGCAGGCGACGAGCCGCTGAAGTAGACCGGAATGTGCGGCTTCTGCCGGGTGCGCACGTTCGGCAGCGCCCCCTTGAAGCGGTAATAGTGCCCCTCGTGATCGACCGGCCCCTGGGCGGTCCAGATCGCCTTCAGGGCATCCAGGTATTCGTCGGTGCGCGCGTAACGCTGGTCATGGTCCAGCCAGTCGCCGTCACGCTGCTGGTCGGCATCGCTGCCGCCACTGATCACGTTGAGCGCCAGGCGGCCGTTGCTGAACTGGTCCAGCGTCGCCAACTGGCGGGCCGCGAGCGGCGGCGCGATCACCCCGGGCCGGTAGGCCAGCAGGATGCCCAGGCGCTCGGTGGCCGCGGCGATGAACGAGCTGACCACCGCACCTTCGGCACCATTGGAGAAGTAGCCGACCAGGGCGCGGTCGAAGCCCGCGCGCTCATGGGCCTGGGCGAAACGCCGGACGAAGTCCGCATCCACCGCATCACCCAGGGGTTGATCCACTTCCGAACTGGGAGTGGCAGTGATCATGCCGATGATTTCCACGCTCATGTCGCGCTCCAGAATGAGTTGAGCAAGCGCCAGCACGACAGAGCATTTCATTTATAAAAGCGCGTCGATGCCTAACGAATGCTTATAACGCTACCCAAGCGGCATTACGTTAGGAAATTCATTTTAGGAATAACCTAATATGCATAAATATCATCCGCTATTTTTCCGGGGTTGCTGGACTCGCAGGATCGATCCACGGCAACACCTGCTGAGCGCGGGCCGGCGGTCAAGGACCCGCCGCGGAATTAAGACCAACCCGATAAATTCCTAATTCGCATATTAGCTTATGCGCAAATTGAATTTTTATGATCATAAGCCGTTTGCTACCGTGGGCACTCGATGCCCTGCCGGGCCTTCAGCCGACCACCGGATATCCCCATGAGCGCCCAACCGAATCTGCAACGCCTGCGCCTGTTCATCGATCAACTGGCGCAACTGCTCGACAGCACGCCCGAGGAGAGCCAGGTGCTCGAGCGCGGCGCCGAGCTGCTGCAGCAACTGGTCGGTCATGACGACTGGCTACCAACCGCCTTCGCCCAGCCTGACCCGCAACGCTACCAGCAATTTCTGCTGCACGGCGATTCACGCCAGCGCTTTTCCATCGTCAGCTTCGTCTGGGGCCCAGGTCAGAGCACGCCGGTGCACGATCACCGCGTCTGGGGCCTGATCGGCATGCTGCGCGGCGCCGAGCTGTCCCAGGGGTACGTGCGCGATGCCGCCGGCCTGCGCCCCGACGGGCCAGCCGTACGCCTGCAGCCTGGCCAGGTGGAAGCCGTGTCGCCACGCATCGGCGATATCCACCGGGTCAGCAACGCGTTCGACGACCGCACCTCCATCAGCATTCATGTCTATGGCGCCAACATCGGCGCGGTACGCCGCGCCGTCTACCTCGACGACGGTAGCGAGAAGCCGTTCATTTCCGGCTATTCCAACAGCCTTCTTCCCAACCTCTGGGACCTGTCCAAAGAGAACCCTGCATGAGCCAGATCGCCACCCGCTCCTTCCACGCCATCCGCCAGGCCCTGCTCGACAGGCAGGAAGTGGCGCTGATCGATGTTCGCGAAGAGGCGCCGTTCGCCGAAGCGCATCCGCTGTTCGCGGCCAATATCCCGCTGTCCAAACTGGAGCTGGAGGTCTACGCACGTATTCCGCGGCGCGATACCGCCGTGACCCTGTATGACGACGGCGAGGGCCTGGCGCAAGAAGCGGCCGAACGCCTGATCGTCCTGGGCTATAGCCAGGTGGCGCTGCTCGAAGGGGGCCTGGCCGGCTGGCGCGACGCCGGCGGCGAGCTGTTCCGTGACGTCAACGTGCCGAGCAAGGCCTTCGGTGAGCTGGTCGAAAGCCTGCGTCACACCCCGTCGCTGGCTGCCGAAGAGGTGAAGGCCCTGCTCGACGCCAAGGCCGACGTGGTGGTGCTCGACGCCCGCCGCTTCGACGAATACCAGACCATGAGCATCCCCACCGGCATCAGCGTACCGGGTGCCGAGCTGGTGCTGCGCGCCCGCGAACTGGCACCCGATCCGGCCACCCGTATCGTGGTGAACTGTGCCGGCCGCACCCGCAGCATCATCGGCACCCAGTCGCTGATCAACGCCGGCCTGCCCAACCCGGTGTCGGCACTGCGCAACGGCACCATCGGCTGGACCCTGGCCGGCCAGCAACTGGAGCACGGCCAGGCACGGCGCTTCGGCGAGGTGAGCGAGCACAATCACCAGCAGGCCGCGCAGTCGGCACGCGCTGTAGCGGATAAAGCTGGCGTCGGCCGCGCCAGCCTGCAGGACCTGGCGCGCTGGCAGACCGAGAGCGCTCGCACCACCTACCTGTTCGACGTGCGCACGCCCGAGGAATACGAGGCCGGCCATCTGCCGGGCGCGCGCTCGACGCCGGGCGGCCAGCTGGTGCAGGAAACCGACCACTTCGCCAGCGTGCGCGGCGCTCGCCTGGTGCTGGCTGACAGTGACGGCGTGCGCGCCAATATGAGCGCCTCCTGGTTGGCACAGCTGGGTTGGGACGTGCACGTGCTCGACGGCCTTCAAAAGAGCGATTTCACCGCACGTGGCCCTTGGCAGCCACCATTGCCGGCCCTGCCGCAACCCGCCGCCATCGATGCGCCTACGCTGGCCAACTGGCTGGCCGCAGGTGACACGGTGGTGCTGGACTTCACCGCCAGCGCCAATCATGTCGCCCGGCATATCCCCGGCGCCTGGTGGGCATTGCGCTCACAGCTGCCGCAGGCCCTGGAAAGGCTGCCGCTAGCCGAACGCTATGTGCTGACCTGCGGCAGCAGCCTGCTGGCCCGCTTCGTGGTCAGCGAACTGCGAGAGCTGACCGGCAAACCGGTAACGTTACTCGAAGGCGGCACGGCGGCGTGGGTGGCTGCCGGCCTGCCGACGGAGAGCGGTGAACAGCACCTCGCCGTACCGCGCAGCGACCGCTACCGTCGCCCCTACGAGGGCACCGACAACCCGCGCGAGGCCATGCAGGCCTATCTGGACTGGGAGTTCGGCCTGGTCGAGCAACTGGGCCGCGATGGGACCCATCACTTCCAGGTGATCTGACCACCTGTGCATGGTCTTTCAGTACAGGTTCGTCGATTTTGGCAGCTAAGTGGCGCAAGTGGCCTTTCGTAGGGTGGACGACGCTTTACCCGTCCACCGCTCTGCGATCGCAATGGTGGACAAAAAGAGCGTTGTCCACCCTACGCTGGGAGCGGCCGCTTCTGCCTTGTAGTTGCCGCTTCATGCGCGAAGATCTTACAGGTGCTGAGAGGCTGAACGCTGCACCAGGGGGCTCTCGCCGAGCCCCTTGTTCTCGCGCCTCAAGTTTTCCAATGGCCGCGGTAGATGCCCCGCGCCGCCACCCTATCCGCTTCTTTCCCGGCCACTAGGCAAAAGCTGGCTGGCGATTCAGCGCTTCGCCAAACCGTCCCTGCCCTGCCTTGCCGGGAACATTCCCAAATCGATCCGTGCTCTGGCTCGATCCAGCGAGTTATTCTATAAGCGTATTTTTTCCAACTCGTAATATGTGAGCGCAAAGATGAAGATCGATGACATGGATGCATTCGTTGCGGTGATCCGCTGTCAATCGACCAAGCTGGCGGCCGATGCGCTGCAACTGACCCAGCCAGCCATCACCCGGCGCGTGCAGAACTTCGAAGAGGACCTGGGCGCCAACCTGCTCGATCGCAATACCAAGCCGCTCAAGCCGACGCCCATGGGGCTGCGCGTCTACGAACAGTGCAAGGCGATCCTGCGCGAGATCGATTCGTTGCGTGAACTGGTGGCTAGCGATGGCTCGCCCAGTGGCTCGCTACGCCTGGGGGTGCCGCAGACCATCAGCGACGTGGTGCTGCTCGATGCCTTGCAGCAGATCCGCGAAACCTTCCCGGAACTGAAGACCCAGGTGGTCAACGGCTGGGGCAGCAGCCTGATTTCGCGTATGGAAAATGGCGAATTGGACGCCGCCGCGGCGCTGTTTCCGGCCGGTAAGATCTTTCCCGAGGGTATCGCCAGTCGCTCCATCGGTCGCATGCCGCTGCTGGTGGTCGCCGCCAAGGGCGCCGTTCGCAAGCGCAGTTGCAAGCTCAAGGACTGCTATCAGCAAGGCTGGGTGCTCAACCCGGACGGCTGCGGCTTTCGCGCCGGCCTGCAGCGTGCGCTGTCCGAACAGGGGCTGTCGCTGCAGATCAACCTGGAAACCTTCGGCACCGAACTGCAGTTGGGGCTGGTCGCCAGCGGCATGGGGTTCGGCCTGGTACCGGCGCCGCTGCTGGAGCGCAGCGGCCATCGCGACGCGCTGGACGTGATCAGCGTCGGCGACTTCAAGCCGATGATCGACCTCTGGCTGCTGCACCCGCAGTACCTGGGCAACCTGCAGGACGCCGTGAACCTGTTCAGCGATGTGGCCGCCGAGCGCCTGCGCTCGGCATAACGCTGCGCTGGACGCCTGGACAGGGCGCAACAACGCCCATCCCTGACACCCTTAAGATTCCACAACCGCATAATCAAAAAAGCGTTAACTCAAAAAAGCTGATAATTAGCTTAGAACCAAAAAGACTTTTACAGCGTTAATTTATAAGAATACGGTCTCACTCAGGCCACCTCATCACCCTGGGGCGCTCAGAAACCCAACAGGCATTGCCTGCCCTCTGCGCCCGTGATGAGAGACCCATGACGCACTCCGCCGACACCCTCGCCTTTTCCGCCCGACGCCAATCCCGCGAGCGAGACGCCGGCCGTTTCGCCCGTCAGCTGACCGAGATCACCGAGGCCCTGGCCGCCAGCGCCGAGCGTTTCGACCGCAGCGGCGAGTTTCCGGCCGAGAACTTCGCACTGCTGCAGCGCCACGGGCTGCTGGCCTTGACGGTGCCGAAAAGCCTGGGCGGCGGCGGCGCCGAGCTGACTACGGCACGGCGCGTGATCAGCGCAGTGGCCAAGGGTGAGCCCTCCACCGCACTGATCCTGGTGATGCAGTACCTGCAACACGTTCGCCTGCAACAGAACCTCGCCTGGCCGGAGCACCTGCGCCGCCGGGTAGGGATCGACGCCGTCGAGCAGGGCGCGCTGATCAACGCCTTTCGCGTCGAACCGGAGCTCGGCACCCCCGCACGCGGCGGCCTGCCGGCGACCGTTGCCCGGCGCACCCCTGACGGCTGGCGCCTCAATGGCCGCAAGATCTATTCGACCGGCAGCTATGGCCTCACCTGGTACCTGGTATGGGCACGCAGTGACGACGCCGATCCGCTGGTGGGCGGCTATCTGGTGCACCGCGACACCCCCGGCATCCGCATCGTCGACGACTGGGATCACCTGGGCATGCGCGCCACCTGCAGCCACGATGTGCGCTTCGACGAGGTGCTGATTCCCCTCGACCACGCCGTCAGTGTCAGCCCGTGGAGCGCGCCCAAGCCGGAGCTGGATAGCGAAGGCCTGCTGTGGATGTCGGTGCTGCTGCCGGCGGTCTACGACGGCGTCGCCCAGGCGGCGCGAGACTGGCTGGTGGGTTTTCTCGAAGGGCGCAAACCGTCGAATCTCGGCGCGCCGCTGTCCAGCCTGCCGCGCTTCCAGGAAATCGTCGGGCGCATCGACACCCTGCTGTTCGCCAATCGCACCCTGCTCGACTCGGCCGCCGCCGCCGGGCAGGTCGACGCCAACCACGCCGGGCAGATCAAGCAGCTGGTCAGCAGCAATGCGATCCGCGCCGTGGAGCTGGCCATCGAGGCCGCCGGCAACCCCGGCCTATCCCGCAGCAACCCGCTGGAGCGCCACCTGCGCGACGTGCTGTGCAGCCGTATCCATACCCCACAGGACGATGTGGCCCTGAACGCCGCCGGCCGCGCCGCCTTCGCCCAGTTCCGCGAGGCGCAGCGATGAGCCGCCCCAAACGCCTGCCCGAACCTGTGCCGCCTGCACACACCACCCAATTGCCCACCACGGCCAGGAGATTGCCATGAGTTCACTTGCCACCCTGCACGGCACCCCGTCGGTCAGGGAACGCGTCAGCCCTGAAGAATGGGAAGTGCGCGTCAAGCTGGCCGCGGCCTACCAGCTGGCCGCGCTGTTTCGCTGGACGGATCATATCTACACGCACTTTTCCGCCCGCGTGCCGGGGCCGGACGAACACTTCCTGATCAACGCCTTCGGCCTGCTGTTCGACGAAATCACCGCCTCCAATCTGGTCAAGGTCGACGTCGACGGCACCATCCTCGATGACCCGCTGAACCTGGGCATCAATCAGGCCGGCTACGTGATCCACAGCGCCATTCACCGGGCGCGCCCGGACCTCAAGGCGGTGCTGCATACCCATACCCGCGACGGCGCCGCGGTATCCGCCCAGCGTGGCGGCCTGCTGCCACTCTCGCAACATGCGCTGGGCTACTACAGCCGGGTGAAATACCACGACTACGAAGGCGTGGCGCTGGATCTCGACGAGCAGGAACGCCTGGTCGCCGACCTGGGCGACAGCAACATCTTCATCCTGCGCAACCACGGGCTGCTCACCGGCGGCATCAGCGTCGAACACGCCTTCCGCGAACTGCATGGGCTGGAGCGCGCCTGCAACATCCAGATCGCCGCCCAGGCCGGTGGCAATGCCGACCTGCTGCATGCGCCGGCCGCGGCCATCGAGAAGGTGCGCCAGCAATCGGCGCGCTTCGCCGATGGCAAGGGGCCGGGCATCGCCCTGCACTGGGACGCCCTGATTCGCCAGCTCGAGCGCGCCTCGGGCCAGAGCTACAAGCACTGAGCGGCGGGAGACTTCGATGAGCGATACCAGCACCCTCACCGTCCGCCGCACGACGCCGGCCGCTCGCCGCCGCCAATGGAGGGCGCCGGATTTCGTCCTGCGCCTGCTCAGTCCCCTGGCCATCCTGCTGCTCTGGGAAATCGCCTCGCGGGCCGGGCTGATTCCCGCCCGGGTGATCGCCGCGCCCAGCGAGATCAGCACCACGCTGTGGGAGCTGATCCGCAGTGGCGAGCTGCTGCGCCATCTGCTGGTGTCGCTGCAGCGCGCCGTCACCGGGTTGGGCATCGGCGTGGCGATCGGCGTCAGCGCCGCGCTGATCACCGGCCTGTCGAAACGCGGCGAGATCGCCCTCGACTCGCCCATGCAGATGCTGCGCACCATTCCGTCCCTGGCGCTGGTGCCGCTGTTCATCCTCTGGTTCGGCATCGGTGAGTTCACCAAGGTGGCGCTGATCGTCATGGGCACCACCTTTCCGATCTACCTCAACCTGTTCGCCGGCATTCGCAACATCGACCCGAAACTGGTGGAGGCGGCCAATACCCTGGGCCTCAACCGCCGCGAGCTGATCTGCCACGTGATCCTGCCCGGCGCCCTGCCCTCGTTCTTCGTCGGCCTGCGTTATTCCCTGGGCATTTCCTGGCTGGCCCTGGTGTTCGTCGAGCAGATCAACACCACCGCCGGCATCGGCTTTCTGGCCAGCGATGCGCGGGACTTCATGCGTACCGACGTGATCGTCATCTGCCTGCTGATCTACAGCCTGCTGGGCCTGCTCATCGACGGCCTGATCCGTACCCTGGAACGCCTGGCCCTGGCCTGGCGCCCCTCGTTCATAAGGACCTGATGCATGAATGCGCACAGCAAGATCGACTTTCCGCCG harbors:
- a CDS encoding LLM class flavin-dependent oxidoreductase, whose product is MITATPSSEVDQPLGDAVDADFVRRFAQAHERAGFDRALVGYFSNGAEGAVVSSFIAAATERLGILLAYRPGVIAPPLAARQLATLDQFSNGRLALNVISGGSDADQQRDGDWLDHDQRYARTDEYLDALKAIWTAQGPVDHEGHYYRFKGALPNVRTRQKPHIPVYFSGSSPAAIQVAARHADTYMLWGEPLADFAEHVQQVRAAAQRQGRSPRVSVSFRPIIADTEEGAWKRAAELLERIRENRTRLGLPINGHAPANAGSQRLLAAAQRGEVLDERLWTGVARLTGAQWNSTALVGTAEQVAASLGRYWQHGASTFLIRGFDPLDDAELYGRGLIPAIREHIATLQQRRAG
- a CDS encoding ABC transporter substrate-binding protein — protein: MKLLFLLRRSLAAIALAAPLAHAADPTVLRVGDQNYYNVRASVEASGVLEGAPYTVEWKHFQSAAPVAEALEAGAVDLGFLGDSGFVFLAAKGAPVKLIGVSRQNPDTIALLVPKDSTATSIADLKGKKVAYWPGAWSQQLTLRALEKAGLPPDYVEFVKLMPIDAAAAFPRGSIDAFPVWEPYISQQTLFSGARPLITAKGLMPGLSSIAANADSIEPKRAAIADFLGRLQKARAWVEANKEDYADLWAKKANLDQAVSRNWIGHADMTVGPVDEQAARDYQETADFLVETGALKQNIDTSRIIDTSFDKAFE
- a CDS encoding acyl-CoA dehydrogenase family protein — translated: MTHSADTLAFSARRQSRERDAGRFARQLTEITEALAASAERFDRSGEFPAENFALLQRHGLLALTVPKSLGGGGAELTTARRVISAVAKGEPSTALILVMQYLQHVRLQQNLAWPEHLRRRVGIDAVEQGALINAFRVEPELGTPARGGLPATVARRTPDGWRLNGRKIYSTGSYGLTWYLVWARSDDADPLVGGYLVHRDTPGIRIVDDWDHLGMRATCSHDVRFDEVLIPLDHAVSVSPWSAPKPELDSEGLLWMSVLLPAVYDGVAQAARDWLVGFLEGRKPSNLGAPLSSLPRFQEIVGRIDTLLFANRTLLDSAAAAGQVDANHAGQIKQLVSSNAIRAVELAIEAAGNPGLSRSNPLERHLRDVLCSRIHTPQDDVALNAAGRAAFAQFREAQR
- a CDS encoding rhodanese-related sulfurtransferase, translated to MSQIATRSFHAIRQALLDRQEVALIDVREEAPFAEAHPLFAANIPLSKLELEVYARIPRRDTAVTLYDDGEGLAQEAAERLIVLGYSQVALLEGGLAGWRDAGGELFRDVNVPSKAFGELVESLRHTPSLAAEEVKALLDAKADVVVLDARRFDEYQTMSIPTGISVPGAELVLRARELAPDPATRIVVNCAGRTRSIIGTQSLINAGLPNPVSALRNGTIGWTLAGQQLEHGQARRFGEVSEHNHQQAAQSARAVADKAGVGRASLQDLARWQTESARTTYLFDVRTPEEYEAGHLPGARSTPGGQLVQETDHFASVRGARLVLADSDGVRANMSASWLAQLGWDVHVLDGLQKSDFTARGPWQPPLPALPQPAAIDAPTLANWLAAGDTVVLDFTASANHVARHIPGAWWALRSQLPQALERLPLAERYVLTCGSSLLARFVVSELRELTGKPVTLLEGGTAAWVAAGLPTESGEQHLAVPRSDRYRRPYEGTDNPREAMQAYLDWEFGLVEQLGRDGTHHFQVI
- a CDS encoding LysR family transcriptional regulator, translating into MKIDDMDAFVAVIRCQSTKLAADALQLTQPAITRRVQNFEEDLGANLLDRNTKPLKPTPMGLRVYEQCKAILREIDSLRELVASDGSPSGSLRLGVPQTISDVVLLDALQQIRETFPELKTQVVNGWGSSLISRMENGELDAAAALFPAGKIFPEGIASRSIGRMPLLVVAAKGAVRKRSCKLKDCYQQGWVLNPDGCGFRAGLQRALSEQGLSLQINLETFGTELQLGLVASGMGFGLVPAPLLERSGHRDALDVISVGDFKPMIDLWLLHPQYLGNLQDAVNLFSDVAAERLRSA
- a CDS encoding cysteine dioxygenase; translated protein: MSAQPNLQRLRLFIDQLAQLLDSTPEESQVLERGAELLQQLVGHDDWLPTAFAQPDPQRYQQFLLHGDSRQRFSIVSFVWGPGQSTPVHDHRVWGLIGMLRGAELSQGYVRDAAGLRPDGPAVRLQPGQVEAVSPRIGDIHRVSNAFDDRTSISIHVYGANIGAVRRAVYLDDGSEKPFISGYSNSLLPNLWDLSKENPA
- a CDS encoding ABC transporter permease produces the protein MSDTSTLTVRRTTPAARRRQWRAPDFVLRLLSPLAILLLWEIASRAGLIPARVIAAPSEISTTLWELIRSGELLRHLLVSLQRAVTGLGIGVAIGVSAALITGLSKRGEIALDSPMQMLRTIPSLALVPLFILWFGIGEFTKVALIVMGTTFPIYLNLFAGIRNIDPKLVEAANTLGLNRRELICHVILPGALPSFFVGLRYSLGISWLALVFVEQINTTAGIGFLASDARDFMRTDVIVICLLIYSLLGLLIDGLIRTLERLALAWRPSFIRT
- a CDS encoding class II aldolase/adducin family protein, with the protein product MSSLATLHGTPSVRERVSPEEWEVRVKLAAAYQLAALFRWTDHIYTHFSARVPGPDEHFLINAFGLLFDEITASNLVKVDVDGTILDDPLNLGINQAGYVIHSAIHRARPDLKAVLHTHTRDGAAVSAQRGGLLPLSQHALGYYSRVKYHDYEGVALDLDEQERLVADLGDSNIFILRNHGLLTGGISVEHAFRELHGLERACNIQIAAQAGGNADLLHAPAAAIEKVRQQSARFADGKGPGIALHWDALIRQLERASGQSYKH
- a CDS encoding ABC transporter substrate-binding protein, with amino-acid sequence MRIFRSLALATASTLLSLSALAQTLVIGDQSYNTRTVMEAAGVLDDLPYAVDWKQFTAGSPVAEALNVGSLDLGFLGDAPPLFLGALGAPIKVVAVTRQSLDGVAILVRKDSPIRSLADLRGKRAAVWKGSWSQQLLFTALDREGIARDDLHLSYLSALDASHALEGGSVDVIATWEPYVTQAERHGARVLTTAEGLIPAQSFAVASDKALAGKREIIGDFLQRLKRAREWALASPAHTDAYASAWAKHTRADESVARAWFARARTDIGPVTPAAIEQAQQTVDFFAGLGLVKGYPAERLFDSSFTSTLQPATAQAQ